The Desulfobaculum xiamenense DNA window TGCTTCGTCTTGCGGTATTCCTGATAGACCGTGCTCTCCATCTCGTGGCAGGAGATGCAGAAGCCGTTTCGGGACATGACTCCCTCGCCTGCGGCCATGGCCGCGACAAGAACCAGCACGGCAACAACGCCGATGCCCGCACCGAGAAGCAGCGGACGTCGCATGCCCGCCAACCTTCCTGGCGACTCGTTACCCATAGAAAACCTCCTTCGATGATCAGACGAGGGCCATCCCTCGTTCCCGGCCATCAGCAAGGACAGTGCCGGATTGGCACAGCCGCCCGAACACGTAACATCATGAATTCAATGGACAAGATCAAAGAGAGCCAAGGAATGATGACTGCGCCATTCCGCAAGAGGTGGAACGGTTTCCAGCAAAAAGCCAAAACGCGCTCCATCGGGGACGGAAGCGGACTCATGGACACATGCACGACAGGGGGATGAAAGTAGAAAAGGAGATGGGCGCACGCGCCATACGCATGCGAAAAAGGCGGAACACGACACACCGCGCATGTCACGTTTCAGCAACGACGAACACGGGAGAACGACGCGAAGGCAAAAACGAAAAAAGGCGCTACGGACATGCCGTAGCGCCTTGTACTATCTGGTGGGCCATCAGGGACTCGAACCCCGAACCAATGGATTAAGAGTCCACTGCTCTACCAATTGAGCCAATGGCCCAGATATTGGCTTCGTGCAACTCCTCGCTGCACCGTCGAAGCGGGAGCACTTCTAAGCCGATGACCAGCAGATGTCAACACGACACGTATATTTTTTCAAAAAAGTTCGGCGTGGCAGCATCAGAACAAGGCCAGCACCGGACGCCAAGGGGCGTCGGGCATTGCCCGCGTCACCGCGCTGCGAACGACTTCGAGCAGGAGTTTCCTTGAACCGAAACGGATACGCACCCCATGACGATGCACGGCATAAGGCTCCCACGCAGGCAGTGGTCCGCATCAACGACAAAAAAAGGCGCTACGGACATGCCGTAGCGCCTTGTGCTATCTGGTGGGCCATCAGGGACTCGAACCCCGAACCAATGGATTAAGAGTCCACTGCTCTACCAATTGAGCCAATGGCCCAGATATTGGCTTCGTGCAACTCCTCGCTGCACCGTCGAAGCGGGAGCACTTCTAAGCCGATGACCCGCGGATGTCAACACGACACGTGCATTTTTTCGAAATAGTTCCGCGTGGCGAACTCGCGCGGCCTCCTCCCCTCGATCAGTCCGAAAAGGGTCCGGACTTGAGGGCGCGCAGGGCCGCCTCGGCCAGCACGCGATGCGTGGCGGTCATGGGGTGCCAGCTATCCCACCACATGTAGCCGTCCGCCGCCGGGAAGGCATAGGTGCCGTTCCACGGCTCGGAAACATTCGCGAAGCGTCCGTCGCGCACAAGTCCTTCAAAAACGTCGCAGGCATCCAGCCTGTACAGCCGAACCTCGGGATGACGGCGAGCGAATCCGCTCTCTCCGCACAGCGCATCATGCAGACGCGCGTTAATATCCCGAACAAGCGCCTGAACGGCTGGCTTCTTGGCGGCGTACTCGGTCACGTAGGCAGGGGCAAGGGTGATGTCCGGTACGTTCGACACCAGCAGATTACGCACGCCCTTGGCGACGAGCTTCTCCATGGCTGAAACAATATTGCCGACGACTGTCTCGGCACTGCCCTCACCCTCGTAAATGTCGTTGATGCCGATGAGCACGGTGCACAGCGTATCGTCGAGGCTCCCCGCAGGCTGGTAGGTCTCCACCTGCCACGCCAGCCCGGACCAGTCCGCAGGGCCGGAGGTGTTGCCGATGCCGCTCTGCGCGCCGCACCATGCGCGGTCCTCAAGGGTCGCACCGAGCATGCCAGAAAGGTGCTCCACCCAAACGTCGCCGTTACTCAAGCGGTTATAGCCGCAGCCATTGCAGAAGCCATTGTCGGAAAAGCTGTCGCCGAAGGACAGAATACGTTTCATCATCCTTTCACCCGGTTCAAAGGCTGTCAGTTGTAAGAAAATCCACGCAGGGGCTCTGGGCTCAACATCGCGGATTCACATATCCAATGTACCCAAAATCACGCCGCGAAAAAAACCTGTCCCCGTCGGACATGGGACCATGCCCCCGCAACCAAGCGGGGACCGCAGGACCACACGGCACCCCCCGCGTAACGAAGCGCACCTAGCATTGCCGCCCGCAAGACGCAAGACGCTTTGAAAACCAGGGCGTACCCGCCCCCCCCTGCCCCAGCGGCAATTCACGGAAGCCACCAAGCCATTTGGAGCGACAACGCACAAAAAAACCACCCGCATGCGGGTGGTTTCCAGTTTCGACAGCAACGCGCAGAGGCGCGCCGAAGCGAAAAAAACAGGCCCCGGAGGGCCTGTTTCATATCATTGCAGGAAGCTGGAGATTTACTCCTCGGTCGATTCGACCGTCTCTTCCTTCTTGGCAGCAGCCTTCTTGGGAGCGGCCTTCTTAGCAGGAGCCTTTTTGGGCGCCTCCTCGGCCTTCTCAGGGGCAGCTTCCTTGGCGGGGGCCTTAGGAGCCTCCTCCTTCACCGGGGCCTCGACACCAGCAGCAGTGCGGGTGAACTCGATGATGGCCATCGGTGCGCAGTCGCCGGTGCGGGGCTGGCCCAGCTTGACGACGCGAGTGTAACCGCCGGGAACACCGGCGAAACGGGGACCAATCTCGTCAAACAGACGCTTGACGAGAGTATGGTTGCCAAGAACCTTATACGCCTGACGGCGGGCGGGGACGTCGTTCTTCTGAGCGAGCGTCACGAGCTTTTCAACAACCCTCCGCAGTTCCTTGGCACGAACTTCCGTAGTACGGATGGACTCGTGCACGATCATGGCCTTGGCCATGTTGCGGAACATCGCATCGCGATGGGATGCGGGACGGTTGAGCTTCTTGCCGGCTTTTCTATGCCTCATCGCTATCTTTCCTCTTCAGCCATTCCTGGTAGCGTTCGTCGAAATTCTCAATGGTCGAGCCGAATTCAAGATTCATTTCGGCGAGGACCCTGCGAATCTCATCCAAGGACTTGCGACCAAAGTTCTTGGTCTTGAGCATCTCACCCTCGGAGCGCTGCACAAGCTCGCCCACAAGGCGAATGTTGGCGCTCTTCAGGCAATTGGTGGCACGAACGGAAAGTTCGAGCTCATCAATGCTCTTGAACAGGTTGGGATTCAGGTCAAGCCCGCTCTGCGGGCCGCACTGCTCCTCATCGGAAGACTGCTCATCGAAGTTGATGAACACCGAGAGCTGGTTCTTGAGGATCTTGGCGCTGTAGGCGATGGAGTCCTCGGGGAGGACAGAGCCGTCAGTCCAGATCTCCATGATCAGCTTGTCGTAGTTGGTCATCTGACCCACACGAGCCTGCTCGATGCTGTAGGCAACCTTCTTGATGGGAGAGAAACTGGCGTCGAGGCGGATGAGGCCGATCTCGTCGCTTAACCCCTCCTGCATGTCAGCGGGGACGTATCCCTTGCCCATTCTGACCTCGAGCTCGGCCCTGAAGGGGACGTCCTCGGTCAGAGTGGCAATAAGCTGGTCCTTGTTCAGAACGGTGACGTTCTGGTTCTCCGAGATGGCGGCAGCGGTGATCTCGCCCTTCTTGTCAGCGGTGAGGGTGAGGTGCTGCGGCTCCTCGGTGGTCATCATGAATCTGACCTGCTTGAGGTTCAGGACGATGTCCGTAATGTCCTCGAGCACACCCGGCATAGTGGTGAACTCGTGCTGGATGCCCTCGATCTTCACCGACACGACTGCGGCGCCCTGCAGGGAGGACAGAAGTACTCTGCGCAGAGCATTTCCGATGGTCGTTCCAAAGCCGCGCTCCAGAGGTTCGCAGACGAACTTGCCGTACGTTGCGTTGCTCTTGGGGTCGCGCACGATCTGCTCGGGCCGAACCAGCTCGGACCAATTCCGGGTGTTGATCAATTTGTCGCCGTCTTGGATGATCATCACTACACCTGTTACTTGGAGTACAATTCGACGATCAGCTGTTCATTGATGGGGAACTGGATGTCCTCGCGCACAGGCATGGCCTTGACCGTACCCTTGAGGGCTGCTCCATCAACCTCGAGCCAATCAGGGCAACCACGGCGTGCGATCACTTCCTGAGCTTCCTGAATGACAGGAACCTGCTTGCTGCGCTCGCGCACGGTGATCTCATCGCCAATCCTGACCTGCAGGGAGGGGATGTTCACCTTGTGACCATTCAGCTGGAAGATGCCATGGCGAACCAGCTGACGGGCCTGAGTGCGAGAGTTTGCAAGACCAAGACGGTAGATGACGTTGTCCAGCCTGGTCTCAAGCTGCACGAGCAGATTGGTACCGGTGACACCCTTCATCATGTCCGCGCGAAGGAAGTAGGAGAGGAACTGCTTCTCCTGCACGCCGTAGATACGGCGCACCTTCTGCTTCTCGCGGAGCTGAACGGCGTAGTCGCTGGTTTTCTTCCGGGCTCGACCGTGCTGCCCCGGGACGTAGGGGCGGCGCTCGTAAGCGCACTTGTCAGTATAGCAGCGATCGCCCTTGAGGAAAAGCTTCTGCCCCTCGCGGCGGCAGAGGCGGCATTTCGCTTCAGTGTATCTGGCCAAAACGTTTCCTCCTCGTGAACAGCCGGGTTAGACCCTGCGGCGTTTGGGCGGACGGCACCCGTTATGGGGAATCGGGGTGATGTCACGCATGAACGATACCTTGAAGCCGGCATTATTGATGGCGCGCATTGCAGCCTCACGTCCAGAGCCGGGGCCCTTGACGAAAATACCGACGGTACGCATGCCGTGGTCCTGAGCGGTCCGGGCGGCACGCTCCGCGGCAACCTGAGCGGCAAACGGGGTGCTCTTGCGGGAGCCCTTGAACCCGGAACCGCCGGAGGAAGCCCAGCTGATCACGTTACCCTTCATATCAGTGAAGGTGACAATGGTGTTATTGAATGTGGCATGGATATGCGCGATGCCCGCAGGCACATTCTTTTTTTCTTTCTTCTTCCCGGAGCGTCGGGGTCTAGCCATATCCTATTTCTCCGTAAATCTTTAGTGAGCAGGTTCGCATCCCCCCGCCCTTAGGCATGGGGGGATGCAAAACTGATTGCTACTTTTTCTTTTTACCAACCACCGAGCGCCTGGGGCCCTTGCGGGTACGGGCGTTGGTGTGAGTACGCTGGCCTCGGCAAGGCAGACCGCGACGATGGCGAAGGCCACGGAAGCAGCCGATGTCCATCAGGCGCTTGATGTTGGCGGTCACCTCGCGGCGGAGATCACCTTCGACCTTATGATTGGTCTCGATCTCCTTGCGGATGATGTTCACCTCATCCGCGGTCAGATCGTCGGTCTTCCTCGTCCAATCAATCCCGGTGTTATCCAGGATCTCAAGGGCAGTGGTGCGACCGATGCCGTAGATGTACGTCAGGGCGATGTCCAGACGCTTATTCCTGGGCAAATCAACACCTGCAATTCTAGCCACGATAACTCCCCTTTAACCTAGCCCTGGCGCTGCTTGTGCCTGGGGTTTTCGCAGATAACCCGGAGCACGCCCTTACGGCGGATCACCTTGCACTTCGGGCACATCTTTTTAACTGAGGGTCTAACTTTCATGACCTTCTCCCGCTTCTTTCCTCATTGAGCCCCCCGGCCGGGGGCCAGGAAACTAAGGTATATATGCAAGCAAGAACCTTAATGATCGCTTCTGCTCAAAATCTCCGGCCCATCCTGGGTCAGAGCGATAGTGTGTTCAAAGTGGGCAGAGAGTCTACGATCTTTTGTTACCGCTGTCCACTTGTCTTCGAGGATCTCGACATCTGGCGATCCCACGCAGACCATCGGCTCCACGGAAAGCACCATTCCGGCCTTGAGCGGAAGATCAACCACGCCCCGAGGGACAAAGTTGGGAACTTCCGGCTTTTCATGAAGATTCCTGCCTATCCCGTGCCCGACAAACCTCTTTACCACGGAAAACCCGCTAAGCTCCACATATTCTTGAATGACCTTCGAGATGCTGTAGAG harbors:
- the rpsK gene encoding 30S ribosomal protein S11 produces the protein MARPRRSGKKKEKKNVPAGIAHIHATFNNTIVTFTDMKGNVISWASSGGSGFKGSRKSTPFAAQVAAERAARTAQDHGMRTVGIFVKGPGSGREAAMRAINNAGFKVSFMRDITPIPHNGCRPPKRRRV
- the rpsD gene encoding 30S ribosomal protein S4 → MARYTEAKCRLCRREGQKLFLKGDRCYTDKCAYERRPYVPGQHGRARKKTSDYAVQLREKQKVRRIYGVQEKQFLSYFLRADMMKGVTGTNLLVQLETRLDNVIYRLGLANSRTQARQLVRHGIFQLNGHKVNIPSLQVRIGDEITVRERSKQVPVIQEAQEVIARRGCPDWLEVDGAALKGTVKAMPVREDIQFPINEQLIVELYSK
- the rpmJ gene encoding 50S ribosomal protein L36, with the translated sequence MKVRPSVKKMCPKCKVIRRKGVLRVICENPRHKQRQG
- the rplQ gene encoding 50S ribosomal protein L17, whose product is MRHRKAGKKLNRPASHRDAMFRNMAKAMIVHESIRTTEVRAKELRRVVEKLVTLAQKNDVPARRQAYKVLGNHTLVKRLFDEIGPRFAGVPGGYTRVVKLGQPRTGDCAPMAIIEFTRTAAGVEAPVKEEAPKAPAKEAAPEKAEEAPKKAPAKKAAPKKAAAKKEETVESTEE
- a CDS encoding SGNH/GDSL hydrolase family protein; translated protein: MMKRILSFGDSFSDNGFCNGCGYNRLSNGDVWVEHLSGMLGATLEDRAWCGAQSGIGNTSGPADWSGLAWQVETYQPAGSLDDTLCTVLIGINDIYEGEGSAETVVGNIVSAMEKLVAKGVRNLLVSNVPDITLAPAYVTEYAAKKPAVQALVRDINARLHDALCGESGFARRHPEVRLYRLDACDVFEGLVRDGRFANVSEPWNGTYAFPAADGYMWWDSWHPMTATHRVLAEAALRALKSGPFSD
- the rpsM gene encoding 30S ribosomal protein S13 — protein: MARIAGVDLPRNKRLDIALTYIYGIGRTTALEILDNTGIDWTRKTDDLTADEVNIIRKEIETNHKVEGDLRREVTANIKRLMDIGCFRGLRHRRGLPCRGQRTHTNARTRKGPRRSVVGKKKK
- a CDS encoding DNA-directed RNA polymerase subunit alpha, which translates into the protein MIIQDGDKLINTRNWSELVRPEQIVRDPKSNATYGKFVCEPLERGFGTTIGNALRRVLLSSLQGAAVVSVKIEGIQHEFTTMPGVLEDITDIVLNLKQVRFMMTTEEPQHLTLTADKKGEITAAAISENQNVTVLNKDQLIATLTEDVPFRAELEVRMGKGYVPADMQEGLSDEIGLIRLDASFSPIKKVAYSIEQARVGQMTNYDKLIMEIWTDGSVLPEDSIAYSAKILKNQLSVFINFDEQSSDEEQCGPQSGLDLNPNLFKSIDELELSVRATNCLKSANIRLVGELVQRSEGEMLKTKNFGRKSLDEIRRVLAEMNLEFGSTIENFDERYQEWLKRKDSDEA